The sequence ggcTCCCTTTAATTGTTTGACAGATGCTAATGAATTGTCATCAAAAAAGCCCCCAAATGCCTTTTGGGATTTTAATTTAAGTTGATGTATCTCCAAGATGAAGCTGTGGATGCAGATGAGTTGTGTATGAGTTTGTCTGGCTTTGAGAAATATGCATTGCTGGAAATAAGTCTTTTCTGTGACTTGAAGAAAAGAAACAGATTTCTGAGAAAAGAcatgggaagaaaacaaaagaagaaagacagctAAGAAATGAGAAAGCAGTGAAGAAAGCAAAGTGCCTTTTGAAATAACTACTCTGAATCAACATCACATACATTTCTGCTTCTGCCAGCTGCCCACTCATTTTCTCTTTTAATAGAAGGAATCGTCATGGTTCTGAAACAACGAGTGTAGGGAGCCTTGGATTTTCTTAGGAAGTGAATTTCCTGTCTTAGTGGGTTTGTGCTTGCAAGACTGACTTGGTAATGGATTTGATCTCTTTAAGTTGTATATCACATGTCTAAATGGTAGAAGCAGTGCTTTGTTTTTCCAGAGACATTCCTCCAATGTAGAAGCAAAACTTCAGGAGTAGCtttgtttcatttctgaatgcTTCAGTAATAACACTTCGTTCTTTGAAAACTCTTAACTCTTTTATTGGCACTCATTTAATGTCAAAATGCTTTTGTGAGGGAGGCATTAATATAATGTATGTTTTGTAGAGAGAGATCTGGAACACCAGATGAAGCAGTAAGTGATTTGTCCCATGTCTTGGAGTACAAACTTGGCTAGAGCCTTAACAAAcctggctctgggtgctgtgctcCTTACTCAAAGCCATGCTCTCTGCCAGCTGAGGTGTGTCTAGGGACAGACACACAGGAGACTTGCAAGACTTGCAGAGTTGATTTGTTCTCTGAAAAAACTACCTAGGTGACTAAAATCAAAGAAGTGTTTGTGTTAGTGACTTCTGTTCTTTCTGTTCCTTTCCTTTTAGCTGGTGCTGCCAGAGTACTCCATCCACAGTCTTTTCTGCATAATGTTTTTATGTGCTCAGGAGTGGCTCACGCTGGGGTTAAATGTTCCTTTGCTTTTTTATCACTTCTGGAGGTAAGCCCTTCTTTTATATGCTGGCTGCTTGTTAGGCTTGCTTGTCAGCTCAGCACACATGCAGGTTGTGTGAACAATGAAGGACAGTGGTAGGAGTGGAGATGAGCAGCTCTTGCCTAGAGGCTCTTGCTTATAAGCCACTGAAACTTACAtttccagagaaaaaggaaattttttcaAGATATAGAATGGCTAAGGAAAACATATGATAATACAATGTGGCTTTCAGTTACTTGGATGAATATGATGAAGGTTGTCAGGATGCACTCATCACAAGTGAAAACATGGAAGTGAAATATGCTGGAATTTAAATGTGGAGCTTGGTGAGGCTCTAAATACTTCACAGATGGGGAGTTGCAAGACAATTCATATCTGAAAGAGCTTGGACCTCTTCATTCAGCCCTAGCAAGGAAACCTTTCCATTGTAGTTGAGAAACAGACTGGGAAGGTTGACAGATTTTTGTGTCTCATCATCTTTGGCAGCTTTTGGACATTTTTTTTCAGTGTAAAGtaagtttttttctttctgtacaGCAGGGAATTTCTGTTCTGCATGGGAATCCTCTTTTAGAGACTCGTGGAGTAGGGATTGGAGTAGATGAAGAGCTGTTTCTTCATGCTGCCCATATGAAGAAGTAGGGAGTGTTCCCACTCTGGACCTCTAAATTGTGTTTATATTCACCAAGGGGCTTCCAGAGTTGATCACACAAGACTGCTGTTGTTTTCCAGACAggcagtgcagctgctgctgctgcatctccCTCTGCATTCTAGTGGAGGATCAGCTTTCTGTTGCTTCTGAAAATAACCAAGAAACATCAGTTTTTGTGGTTGTCAGTCTGGGACTTCCCTAGTTCGGCTTTTTCACAATGTTTGTAAAAGCACAGATGATTTTTGTCTGTCAGGGTCTCTTTGTGTTACAAAGGTACATATGGTAACAGAAGAATAATTCTGTAAAGAATTCAAAATCATCATCTCAACCAGGAACTAAAAAGCAGTAGCTTTTAAACATTTTTGTTCTGCAAAAGCTCTGTGGTAATGCAGAGTCATATGATAAAGTGTATTATTCAGAAATTAGAGTGCCAGTATAGTTCTCAGAAAGCAAATTAAATGAGCTACAAGTGCTTTTCTCTCTATTGTtgtgctgcaataaaaatgacaATATCTtatgctgctcttttgctaaggGTTAACAACCCTTAGTGTGACAATGAGACCCATTAAAAAGATTTctaaaaactattttttttctttccaagggGAAAATGATCTGATTCTAAGTCATGATATCAACCTTTGGAGAAAACTTTtggttctttttgttttttaatgattCTTCATATGCTTTGCTGTAGATACTCCATAATTACTCCTGCTTTAACCACAGGCAGGTTTGGGTTCATTGTGTAAAGTTCTGCACAGAACCATGGGAAGACACTGTGTAATATCTTCCTCCAAATGAAGAGAATTAAGCAAGATTCCACCTGTGGTTCTTCATAAAAGAACTTGCAATCTTATTAGTGGTTATAAGTGGATGTGACTGACATTGGAAGGGAGAAAGGCAAAGTTGTTTTGAGAACATCTCCTTTCAAAGTTTGCTGCTGATCACTTGCTTGATGTTTTTAGATCTTCCTGTCTGTCTATCCATCTGTAAGCAATCAGCAatcttctgcttactttgttAAAGCAGCAGAAATAACAATATTTGCTCTGATTCATGCTGATCTTAGAGCAGTTCATTAACTTTGTTGAggacttctttttttgtttgttttgcttttgctttttactGCAAACTACCTGAGACAAAAGCTCCTTTGCCAAAAAAGTTCTTTGTAATGATTTTCTCACTCAGTCATTGCTGAGAATAATTAGAAATTTGTCCTGTGtaagaacaaaaatattttttgaagAAAATTATTTGGATGAAAATTTTTGAGCAATGCCACATGTAGAAAACATTGGTCAGCCACTTCTTACATTGCTCCATattggcttttttccttttcagagtTGGAGGAACTTAGCTACCAGTTGGTTGGGACTGTCACCTTTCATCTTGTCTGAAATCAGTTGTGTAGGTGCAGTAAAAGCCCCGTAATCCTTCCTCTTCTTTGTGATCACAAACCACCATATATTGTCACTCACAATGTGTGAGTTATGAGTGGATAAGCCAGAAATAACTCTGTGGGAAGGGGAAATGTTTTGATCTGAAGAATTAATAGACCACAGAAAATCCACATTCATTAATTGCTTGGTTCTGTAAGAAAGGAGTGCTTAGACAGCATCCTGATTTTTGCAATGTCTGGAAATAGAGActtgggaaagaaaggggaaTTCCTGCTGTATCATGGAAGATGGTAGCCAGGTGTGTGTCTGCACATACTTAATGCAGATTACTAGAGAATCATTCCAGGTGTCTTCTCCTGCTCTTTCAGGTATTTTCGTTGCCCAGCAGACAGCTCAGAGCTGGCCTATGATCCACCTGCAGTCATGAATGCAGACACCTTGAGTTACTGCCAGAAAGAGGCCTGGTGTAAGCTGGCCTTCTACCTCCTTTCCTTCTTCTACTATCTCTACTGGTAAGTCCGGCCATTTCACTAAGCtgcctttcatttcatttgtggaATTGCATTTAGGAATGTCTGGAAACAGTTGGACAATGTCCTTAGTCTCATAAAAGGTTGCTTCTGCTGTTGATTGAGGGAAGCAGTCCTGCTGAGTGCTGGCACTTCAGTACAGAATATTTAGTGTTTACCTAAGGCCTGAGCCAGGCCCTAGCACCAACCAAAGGAAATAACTTTTGCTTCCCTGTGTGATCTTTTGGGATGGTAAAATGGTGAATGTTGTGCTAATGGCCTTACACCAAATAAAAAACTGTAATTCCTTATGATTCAAGAGGATCATAAGAAAAATACTATACCTTTGGTATAGTAAATACTCAAGATGGTAAATAAATGGGTAGGTAGATTCTGTGTGGGATGACTAGGGGCATGGGATGCACCATGCCTCTAGTCATTCCTACAGGTTCCCTTTCATGACAGGGCAAAGCCTGTGCATGATCCAAACCCCTAAATAAAGTAAATTCATGGAGATATGCCCACCAATTGGGCATTGTCCCCCTGCCCCTTTCAGCTGTCACATGTCCTCAGTGCACAGGCACAAATGCCCAGTGCAAAAATATGTCAGGATCATTTAAGGTAAGGCCTTGCCACGATCTCAGTGTAATCACACCATAAAAACTGCTGGGCAACAAACTCTAACACACTTTA comes from Melospiza melodia melodia isolate bMelMel2 chromosome 3, bMelMel2.pri, whole genome shotgun sequence and encodes:
- the CNIH3 gene encoding protein cornichon homolog 3, with the protein product MAFTFAAFCYMLSLVLCAALIFFAIWHIIAFDELRTDFKNPIDQCNPAHARERLRNIERICFLLRKLVLPEYSIHSLFCIMFLCAQEWLTLGLNVPLLFYHFWRYFRCPADSSELAYDPPAVMNADTLSYCQKEAWCKLAFYLLSFFYYLYCMIYTLVSS